A single region of the Saprospiraceae bacterium genome encodes:
- a CDS encoding DUF6624 domain-containing protein: MKQETLLMKTTPLIILIICGLNLKGQVNILDCLRLKDSVFGKYQSGEYPARNEVIDIKNGYYALACGWLGADVIGNQGNSTLFLVIQHADIETQEKYLPMMRDAVSKGNARASSLALLEDRVALRKGEKQIFSTQSFSNKLTIIILNTFCNF; this comes from the coding sequence ATGAAACAGGAAACATTACTAATGAAAACTACTCCACTTATCATCTTGATTATTTGCGGACTTAACTTGAAAGGTCAAGTAAACATATTGGATTGTCTTAGGTTAAAAGATTCGGTTTTTGGTAAATACCAAAGTGGAGAGTATCCTGCACGAAATGAAGTTATAGACATTAAAAATGGCTATTACGCATTGGCATGTGGTTGGCTCGGTGCAGACGTAATAGGAAATCAAGGCAATTCAACCTTATTCTTGGTAATCCAACACGCTGACATTGAAACGCAAGAAAAGTATCTACCAATGATGCGAGACGCAGTAAGCAAAGGAAATGCAAGAGCAAGCAGTTTAGCTCTTTTAGAGGATAGAGTAGCTTTAAGAAAAGGTGAAAAACAGATTTTTTCAACTCAAAGTTTCTCGAACAAGCTGACGATAATTATTTTGAATACCTTCTGTAACTTTTGA
- a CDS encoding helix-turn-helix domain-containing protein, with translation MKNNFRSGCPVASTLDIVGDKWSLLIVRDMLIQGKKTFKDFSISPEGIAPGILSSRLKWLEENELITKQKLPDNQKENIYLLTEKGIELAPIITEIILWSDKNLRVQNAEMFSIAEAGFNQDKSKVTEGIQNNYRQLVRETLS, from the coding sequence ATGAAAAATAATTTTAGGTCAGGCTGTCCTGTGGCTTCTACTTTAGATATCGTAGGGGACAAATGGTCCTTGTTGATTGTAAGAGATATGCTAATTCAAGGCAAGAAAACGTTTAAGGATTTTTCTATTTCTCCAGAGGGCATTGCTCCGGGTATTTTGTCGTCAAGATTAAAATGGTTGGAAGAAAATGAGTTAATCACAAAACAGAAATTGCCAGATAATCAAAAAGAAAACATCTATTTATTAACAGAAAAGGGCATAGAATTAGCTCCGATAATTACAGAAATTATTTTGTGGAGCGATAAAAATTTAAGAGTTCAAAACGCAGAAATGTTTTCGATAGCCGAAGCAGGATTTAATCAAGACAAATCAAAAGTTACAGAAGGTATTCAAAATAATTATCGTCAGCTTGTTCGAGAAACTTTGAGTTGA
- a CDS encoding SDR family NAD(P)-dependent oxidoreductase, with protein sequence MKQSQQIVLITGGGSGIGLALAKKFNENDNTVIITGRNLSKLENVQKKFPSIHIFQSDVTDDAGVRNLADGIQEKFGGIDILINNAGIMNLVDVGNESNDLQKQMQEIEINYNSPIRLLHYFLPQLKNSKHAVLVNISSGLAYVPFAQAPVYSGTKSALHFWTLGIRPQLKPHGIKVVELLPPVVDTPLAHGADIAEDDNLKPMPPEKLADIFWKEFIRGKEEITPGISKQLKLMGRLAPKFIFKQLNKKPIPNNK encoded by the coding sequence ATGAAACAATCGCAACAAATCGTACTCATAACCGGCGGAGGCTCAGGAATTGGGCTTGCCCTAGCCAAAAAGTTTAATGAAAATGACAATACTGTAATAATAACAGGACGTAATCTTTCCAAATTAGAAAATGTACAGAAAAAGTTTCCAAGTATTCACATTTTCCAAAGTGATGTAACGGATGATGCAGGAGTAAGAAACTTAGCAGATGGCATTCAAGAAAAATTTGGCGGTATTGACATTCTTATAAACAATGCAGGTATAATGAACTTGGTAGATGTAGGAAACGAAAGCAATGACTTGCAAAAACAAATGCAAGAAATTGAAATCAACTACAATTCGCCCATTAGACTTTTGCACTACTTTTTACCACAACTTAAAAATAGCAAGCACGCTGTTCTTGTGAATATTTCTTCAGGTTTGGCTTATGTGCCATTTGCTCAAGCACCTGTATATTCAGGAACCAAATCAGCTTTGCATTTTTGGACATTAGGTATTCGCCCACAGCTGAAACCTCATGGTATTAAAGTGGTTGAACTTTTACCACCCGTAGTTGATACTCCCTTAGCACATGGAGCTGATATTGCCGAAGACGATAACTTAAAACCCATGCCACCCGAAAAATTGGCTGATATTTTTTGGAAAGAATTCATCCGTGGAAAGGAAGAAATTACCCCAGGAATTTCCAAACAACTCAAATTAATGGGCAGACTCGCTCCCAAGTTCATATTTAAACAATTGAATAAAAAACCGATCCCGAACAATAAATAA